One region of Solea senegalensis isolate Sse05_10M linkage group LG14, IFAPA_SoseM_1, whole genome shotgun sequence genomic DNA includes:
- the ubxn6 gene encoding UBX domain-containing protein 6, which produces MKKFFDDIKKDIKFKSAGPGKKLTEESRTKCEGAPSSTSAKQTRHAPTEGAQRAGAAALARIEQHPRPKVHTSQDHIRNQVKRELEAESAALAGKEKAATAEGSKVPMKDPICLSVSGVYFTCPLTGATLTKSEREVHIKEAILMRFEEDAVEASVMMIYTFNKDKDKVKAAVDIISKYVENICKCPEEEKYRKIKLSNKVFQEKVRSVEGSREFLQALGFISITFPVEGQEEEEEFLVLPEQSPDALELMKERRDRLQRGEPVRAQLDRQTQAFRPSPNAQRFELPPEFYNLTSEELKKEQQQRSDLVEKNAMLRTKAMREKEEQRERRKYNYTLLRIRLPDGNLLQGTFYAWDRMSVLFEFVRDSLVDGWQPFELIAPGGQKLQEAEEAALAERNLVPAALLTFAWDPAVQADIAAAGGKSPTLLKPELLETINTLN; this is translated from the exons atgaagaagtttTTCGATGACATCAAAAAGGACATTAAATTTAAATCCGCGGGACCCGGTAAGAAGCTAACTGAGGAAAGCAG AACGAAATGTGAGGGGGCACCAAGCAGCACCAGTGCCAAGCAAACCCGCCATGCTCCCACTGAAGGAGCCCAAAGGGCTGGAGCCGCAGCTCTAGCCAGGATTGAGCAGCACCCCCGGCCGAAGGTCCACACCTCTCAGGACCACATCAGGAACCAGG TTAAAAGAGAACTGGAGGCAGAGTCGGCTGCATTGGCTGGAAAAGAAAAGGCGGCAACAGCAGAG ggatCCAAAGTGCCAATGAAAGATCCGatctgtctctcagtgtctggTGTGTATTTCACCTGTCCGCTAACTGGAGCCACTTTAActaagagtgagagagaagtaCACATTAAGGAGGCCATTCTAATG CGGTTTGAGGAGGATGCAGTTGAGGCCTCTGTTATGATGATCTACACAtttaacaaagacaaagataaagTGAAGGCTGCTGTGGACATCATAAGCAA GTATGTCGAAAACATATGCAAGTGTCCCGAGGAGGAAAAATACCGAAAGATTAAACTCAGCAACAAGGTGTTCCAG gAGAAAGTGCGATCTGTTGAGGGCAGTAGAGAGTTCCTGCAGGCCCTGGGCTTCATAAGCATCACGTTTCCTGTAGAGGGTCAAG aggaggaagaggagttcCTGGTGTTGCCAGAGCAGAGCCCTGATGCCCTGGAGCtgatgaaggagaggagggatCGTCTTCAGAGAGGAGAGCCAGTCAGAGCTCAGCTGGACAGACAGACTCAAGCTTTCAGACCCTCGCCCAACGCCCAGCGCTTTGAGCTGCCACCAGAGTTCTACAACCTGACATCAGAGGAGCTCaagaaggagcagcagcagag GAGTGATTTGGTGGAGAAGAATGCCATGCTGCGCACAAAAGCaatgagggagaaagaggagcagagggagagaaggaagtACAACTACACACTGCTCAGGATCCGACTGCCCGATGGAAACCTCTTACAag GTACCTTCTATGCCTGGGACCGGATGTCTGTGTTGTTTGAGTTTGTACGGGATTCTCTGGTAGACGGCTGGCAGCCCTTTGAGCTCATCGCTCCAGGAGGCCAAAAACTACAAGAGGCAGAGGAAGCGGCTCTCGCCGAGCGTAACCTg GTCCCTGCAGCTCTACTCACCTTTGCCTGGGACCCAGCTGTGCAGGCAGATATCGCAGCTGCGGGGGGGAAGAGCCCCACCCTACTCAAACCAGAGCTGCTGGAAACCATTAACACCTTGAACTGA
- the chaf1a gene encoding chromatin assembly factor 1 subunit A, with amino-acid sequence MLAAENPSVDGHLAASASRRKGMDCKSSKNANKKLIQARLPFKRLNPEPKENHLPKRPCAHTYPEPSDVENENESSPLSVQNRPPLVNGRGPLDGFLSRRHPAASDENMVIDLTEDNHLSPVKHVVSPAPAIPHSPTKDKHQGKDITVCSEKSSKIDDTRTQTLDCTEVDSDEVEEMEENQTASLSQLDTTQDSDSEPEEQNESGNKSMLSESSLSSQSESSPEKTKTDDPTLSSTAPKTTPETPVDEKVKRRSLKSLQVQEERLRLREEKERQKEEAKAAKEKKKEEARKLKEEKEKEKREKKEKDEREKREKKEKEEKEKADRLKAKEEQRKSKLEAKLEEKRKKEEEKRMKEEEKRLKEEKDRLKAEKAEITRFLQKPKTQQAPKTLAAACGKFAPFEIKGNMALAPLCRVQCADSLLEELDRCLLNPNNNLNGIKEWIGKKPRQSGPTNPRQTDSPSDCITVEGPKSDGVPDRQRYGPMKLLQFRENYRPAYWGTWSKTSSHISPRCPLRQDKDVLDYDVDSDEEWEEEEPGESLSHSEGEDEEEGGEDDDEDDDGFFVPHGYLSDDEGALDEEEGGDLEKQKLRQKMKAREWDELMSTKKKMKVLVPVVRGCIWEGEGPVLEVFQSHAVCLVEPLPKADNSLSPEEMSKKCEREAQLLGQLLPLLHGNVNSSKVIINEFQEFCRRQTSSSSSPSAPELCSPQSSAENIPTRIQLRRVIKNNAVYEKRATYRRCCWYVHTEVLSRFGQEALPLPCQWTYLTTGAREESREEPQAATGSQGNSPTTPQTSSTPSSSSNKRKSTGSMSITKFMKRCTDREQKGVVETDGFQADTEEDDEEDCVLISAQSGPTREKSSNEGDVLMEVTPSDTAALPVASAAPTIATA; translated from the exons gCATGGATTGTAAATCAAGTAAAAATGCCAACAAGAAACTTATACAAG CCCGTCTCCCATTCAAGCGCCTGAACCCTGAACCTAAAGAGAACCACCTGCCTAAACGCCCATGTGCACATACCTACCCTGAACCTTCAGACGTGGAAAACGAAAATGAGTCCTCTCCACTCTCTGTCCAAAACAGACCACCTTTGGTTAATGGCCGAGGGCCTCTTGATGGCTTCCTGAGCAGAAGGCATCCTGCAGCCTCAGACGAGAACATGGTTATAGATTTGACTGAGGACAACCATTTATCCCCTGTAAAGCATGTTGTTTCACCTGCCCCTGCCATCCCCCACAGCCCAACAAAAGATAAACATCAAGGCAAAGACATAACTGTCTGCTCCGAGAAATCCAGCAAAATTGATGACACTCGCACACAAACTTTAGACTGCACAGAAGTCGACAGTGATGAAgtagaggagatggaggagaatcAGACAGCATCTCTTTCACAGCTCGACACAACACAGGATTCTGACAGTGAGCCTGAGGAGCAGAATGAGTCAGGAAACAAGTCCATGCTGTCAGAGTCATCATTGAGCTCACAGTCTGAAAGTTCACCGGAGAAGACCAAGACTGATGACCCTACACTCTCATCTACG GCACCAAAGACGACCCCCGAAACACCAGTGGATGAGAAGGTCAAAAGACGCTCCTTGAAG AGTTTACAAGTGCAGGAGGAGAGGCTACGTTTGCGTGAGGAGAAGGAGCGACAGAAGGAGGAGGCTAAAGctgcaaaagagaaaaagaaagaagaggccCGCAAAttaaaggaggaaaaagaaaaagagaaacgtgagaaaaaggaaaaagatgaGCGAGAGAAACgtgagaaaaaagagaaagaggagaaggaaaaagctGACAGACTAAAAGCAAAAGAGGAGCAGCGGAAATCCAAGCTAGA gGCCAAGCTTGAAGAAAAACgcaagaaagaagaggagaagcgtatgaaggaagaggagaaacggttgaaagaagagaaagat CGTCTCAAAGCTGAGAAAGCAGAAATTACACGGTTTCTACAGAAACCCAAGACCCAACAAGCTCCAAAG ACACTTGCAGCTGCCTGTGGGAAGTTTGCTCCTTTTGAGATAAAAGGAAACATGGCTCTGGCACCACTGTGTCGTGTTCAGTGTGCAGACTCTCTTTTAGAGGAACTTGACCGGTGTTTATTAAACCCCAATAATAACCTAAATGGAATAAAAGAGTGGATCGGTAAAAAGCCTCGCCAGTCGGGACCAACCAACCCAAGGCAGACGGACTCACCCAG TGACTGTATAACAGTGGAGGGACCTAAATCCGATGGAGTGCCGGACCGTCAACGTTATGGACCCATGAAGCTTTTGCAGTTCCGTGAAAACTACCGCCCAGCGTACTGGGGCACCTGGAGTAAGACGAGTTCACATATCTCACCTCGATGCCCCCTCAGGCAGGACAag GATGTGTTGGACTATGATGTGGACAGTGATGAagaatgggaggaggaggaaccagGAGAGTCCCTGTCGCATAGTGAAGGG gaagatgaggaggaaggaggtgaggatgacgatgaagatgacGATGGCTTCTTTGTTCCTCATGGTTACCTTTCAGATGATGAGGGGGCTCTAGATGAGGAG GAGGGTGGTGACCTGGAGAAGCAGAAGCTGCGACAGAAAATGAAAGCCAGGGAGTGGGATGAGCTGATGTCCaccaagaagaagatgaaggtgCTGGTGCCCGTGGTCAGGGGCTGCATCTGGGAAGGAGAAGGACCTGTTTTGGAAGTCTTTCAGTCTCATGCTGTGTGTCTGGTCGAGCCTTTACCAAAGGCAGACAACAGCCTCAGTCCAGAGGAAATGTCTAAGAAGTGCGAGAGAGAAGCACAAT TACTTGGTCAgctgctccctctgctgcaCGGTAATGTCAACAGCTCCAAAGTGATCATCAATGAGTTTCAGGAGTTTTGTCGTCGTCAAacctcatcttcatcttcaccaTCTGCACCTGAGCTGTGTAGTCCCCAGAGCTCAGCAGAAAACATCCCCACCAG AATACAGCTGAGACGGGTCATCAAAAACAATGCTGTTTATGAGAAGCGTGCCACCTACAGACGCTGCTGCTGGTATGTGCACACAGAAGTCCTGTCCCGCTTTGGCCAGGAGGCACTTCCACTGCCCTGCCAGTGGACCTACCTCACCACTGGAGCCCGAGAAGAGTCTCGAGAAGAACCGCAGGCAGCTACAGGCTCTCAGGGAAACTCTCCCACTACACCGCAGACCTCTTCCACCCCGTCTTCATCGTCCAATAAAAGGAAGAGCACTGGGAGCATGTCCATCACCAAGTTTATGAAGAGGTGTACTGATCGGGAACAG AAGGGAGTAGTAGAGACGGATGGTTTTCAGGCTGACactgaggaagatgatgaggaagacTGTGTCCTCATCTCTGCACAGAGTG GTCCAACAAGAGAGAAGTCCTCCAACGAGGGAGACGTCTTAATGGAGGTCACACCGTCGGACACAGCGGCCCTCCCTGTGGCCAGTGCGGCTCCTACAATCGCCACAGCCTGA